One stretch of Streptomyces agglomeratus DNA includes these proteins:
- a CDS encoding SLATT domain-containing protein yields MDTSAADTDTALNPAAATPGASGGGASEPATDGDASRRRAFDAEFRRLEESAMWSAQCQFEEGKRWRATHWALGLPATLLAAVAGTTALVESTGRTAAGILALLSAGLGAVLTTVNASQRASQAVAAANVYLSIQTAARQHREIDLPDWTAAGAREALAALTARRDEQNAGTDPPSRRAYRKARANLDAGGQTYTVDGPAQH; encoded by the coding sequence GTGGACACCTCAGCAGCCGATACGGATACGGCATTGAACCCGGCCGCCGCCACCCCGGGAGCCTCTGGGGGCGGGGCGTCGGAGCCCGCCACCGACGGCGATGCCAGCCGCCGCAGGGCCTTCGACGCCGAGTTCCGCCGTCTGGAGGAGAGCGCGATGTGGAGCGCCCAGTGCCAGTTCGAGGAGGGCAAGCGCTGGCGGGCGACGCACTGGGCGCTCGGCCTGCCCGCGACTCTGCTAGCCGCCGTCGCGGGGACGACCGCCCTCGTGGAGTCCACCGGCCGGACTGCCGCCGGCATCCTGGCGCTGCTGTCGGCGGGCCTCGGCGCGGTCCTCACGACAGTGAACGCATCCCAGCGGGCGAGTCAGGCCGTCGCCGCGGCCAACGTCTATCTTTCGATCCAGACGGCGGCACGGCAGCACCGCGAGATCGACCTGCCTGACTGGACCGCCGCCGGAGCCCGCGAGGCCCTGGCCGCGCTGACCGCCCGCCGCGACGAGCAGAACGCCGGCACCGATCCGCCCAGCCGCCGCGCCTACCGCAAGGCACGGGCCAACCTGGACGCCGGCGGCCAGACCTACACCGTCGACGGTCCCGCACAACACTGA
- a CDS encoding IS630 family transposase (programmed frameshift) — MRYPQGGGLTAERQAFRERVRMEAVGMFADGRGSTEIAKELRVSVRSVQRWRRAWQEAGQDGVRSRGPASRPKLSDPLFAVLEEELDKGPVAHGWPDQRWTLARIKTLIGRRFHKSMTLSGISQMLRRHGWSHQVPARRAIERDEEAVRLGQGRVAARGTTAAALGAWLVFEDEAGFSMTPPTSRTWGRRGTTPVIRVRGRSQRRFSIAALCCYKPGERSRLIYRPKRHTDHKSGGRKSFSWTEYRDLLIAAHQQLGGPIVLIWDNLNVHKDRRMRAFIDAHDWITAYHLPPYAPDLNPVEGIWSILRRTSQANTTFTHPDHLIGRLRHGLRQIQYRSDIIDGCLTATGLTLTTPRLQPQ, encoded by the exons ATGAGGTATCCGCAGGGTGGGGGTCTGACCGCGGAGAGGCAAGCGTTCCGTGAGCGGGTCCGGATGGAAGCGGTCGGGATGTTCGCTGATGGGCGGGGCAGTACGGAGATCGCGAAGGAGTTACGGGTCAGCGTCCGGTCGGTCCAGCGGTGGCGCCGGGCCTGGCAGGAGGCGGGCCAGGACGGGGTTCGTTCCCGTGGTCCGGCGTCCCGGCCGAAGCTCAGCGATCCGCTGTTCGCCGTGCTCGAGGAGGAGTTGGACAAAGGCCCGGTCGCTCACGGGTGGCCTGATCAGCGGTGGACGCTGGCCAGGATCAAGACCCTGATCGGCCGGCGGTTCCACAAGTCCATGACGCTGTCGGGGATCTCCCAGATGCTGCGGCGACATGGCTGGAGCCACCAGGTACCAGCACGTCGGGCCATCGAGCGCGACGAGGAGGCC GTCCGGCTGGGTCAAGGACGTGTGGCCGCACGTGGAACCACTGCGGCGGCGCTCGGGGCCTGGCTCGTCTTCGAGGACGAAGCCGGATTCTCGATGACGCCGCCGACCTCCCGCACCTGGGGCCGGCGCGGAACCACTCCAGTCATCCGGGTCCGCGGCCGTTCCCAACGCCGCTTCTCCATCGCGGCCCTGTGCTGCTACAAACCGGGCGAGCGCTCCCGCCTCATCTACCGGCCCAAACGGCATACCGACCATAAGAGCGGCGGCCGCAAGAGCTTCTCCTGGACCGAGTACCGCGACCTCCTCATAGCCGCCCACCAACAACTCGGCGGACCGATCGTCCTCATCTGGGACAACCTCAACGTTCACAAAGACCGTCGCATGCGGGCCTTCATCGACGCCCACGATTGGATCACCGCCTACCACCTACCGCCCTACGCACCCGACCTCAACCCCGTCGAAGGCATCTGGTCCATCCTCCGCCGAACAAGCCAGGCCAACACCACCTTCACCCACCCTGACCACCTCATCGGCCGGCTCCGACACGGCCTCCGCCAGATCCAATACCGCAGCGACATCATCGACGGATGTCTCACCGCGACCGGACTCACACTGACGACACCACGCCTACAACCTCAGTAA
- a CDS encoding alpha/beta fold hydrolase: MELRRADGGVIAVEVVGEPDAPAVLFCHGLADSRLAAHGFAGAAHALGLRLIAPDRPGIGGTDARRLPRVVDWAAEATVVLDALGVGSVALLGVSGGGAFAAACASELPDRVRSLLLIAPLGPPTWPTRGMAAGQRASLQVARHAPAFGGWFLGRLATLARRAPGLFLRLATSEMPASDRRALAQSDARAAFLTNYLRAFQRGSWGVGQDLRVLTRPWGFDLESITVPTSIHQGDADTTVPLPHARHFAAAIPGARLHIHPGQGHFSILTAPEQTLATLAA, from the coding sequence GTGGAGCTACGTCGAGCCGACGGCGGGGTGATCGCGGTCGAAGTGGTGGGGGAGCCGGACGCGCCTGCGGTGCTGTTCTGCCACGGGTTGGCCGACTCCCGGCTGGCCGCGCACGGCTTCGCAGGCGCGGCTCACGCGCTCGGACTGCGCCTCATCGCCCCGGATCGCCCCGGCATCGGCGGCACCGATGCCCGTCGCCTGCCGCGGGTCGTGGACTGGGCTGCGGAAGCCACCGTGGTCCTGGACGCGTTGGGCGTCGGCTCGGTGGCGCTGCTCGGCGTCTCGGGCGGCGGAGCGTTCGCGGCCGCATGCGCGTCCGAGCTGCCTGACCGCGTCCGCAGCCTGCTGCTCATCGCGCCCCTTGGCCCGCCTACCTGGCCCACCCGCGGGATGGCAGCCGGGCAACGCGCCTCCTTGCAGGTCGCCCGGCACGCTCCGGCCTTCGGTGGCTGGTTTCTGGGCCGCTTGGCCACGCTGGCGCGCCGGGCGCCAGGGCTGTTCCTTCGCCTGGCAACCAGCGAGATGCCCGCCAGCGACCGGCGTGCCCTCGCCCAGTCGGACGCGCGCGCGGCCTTCCTGACCAACTACCTGCGAGCGTTCCAGCGCGGCAGCTGGGGAGTCGGGCAGGATCTGCGCGTGCTGACCCGACCCTGGGGTTTCGACCTCGAGTCGATCACGGTGCCCACGTCGATCCACCAGGGGGACGCCGACACCACCGTCCCGCTCCCGCACGCCCGCCACTTCGCCGCGGCGATACCGGGCGCACGCCTTCACATCCATCCCGGCCAAGGCCACTTCTCCATCCTCACCGCACCCGAGCAGACGCTGGCGACACTCGCCGCATAG
- a CDS encoding pentapeptide repeat-containing protein: MAHPSPEPCPTPPDWPYCAHGADPATDPVGCRGIHVPGHTACLAHLAEADRDAYLAGLTPGTDIDHRGTPFTEPLLEALRDPATGHPRLGGARFQSASFQGEAGFDSVNFQGEAGFQSATFQRDAGFAEATFKGEAWFQSTFKGVAWFDSATFQRDAWFQSTSKGEAFKGVA; this comes from the coding sequence ATGGCACACCCGAGCCCCGAACCCTGCCCGACTCCGCCTGACTGGCCGTACTGCGCACACGGCGCAGACCCCGCTACTGATCCCGTCGGCTGCCGCGGCATCCACGTCCCCGGCCACACCGCATGCCTCGCCCACCTGGCCGAGGCCGACCGCGACGCCTACCTGGCCGGCCTGACCCCCGGCACCGACATTGACCACCGGGGCACCCCCTTCACCGAACCCCTCCTCGAAGCCCTCCGCGATCCCGCCACCGGGCACCCCCGCCTCGGCGGTGCCCGGTTCCAGTCGGCGAGCTTCCAGGGCGAAGCTGGGTTCGACTCGGTGAACTTCCAGGGCGAAGCCGGGTTCCAGTCGGCGACCTTCCAGCGCGACGCCGGGTTCGCGGAGGCGACCTTCAAGGGCGAAGCCTGGTTCCAGTCGACCTTCAAGGGCGTCGCCTGGTTCGACTCGGCGACCTTCCAGCGCGACGCCTGGTTCCAGTCGACCTCCAAGGGCGAAGCCTTCAAGGGCGTCGCCTAG
- a CDS encoding DUF6924 domain-containing protein produces MPLPQPDDLTSLVLRTDFGDDGAWDAVRAALDAAGEYPHATYVSELRFAGVGVQALMDEEAAADEDAQIIHIFLADAATMKDPGHPLLAVDLSDEPGRTFRLPAQWFPDVSANLSIANMDFAEFADAADGSGAFRGFDEG; encoded by the coding sequence ATGCCTCTGCCTCAGCCTGATGATCTGACCTCGCTGGTACTGCGTACCGACTTCGGTGACGACGGAGCCTGGGACGCGGTTCGAGCCGCGCTCGACGCGGCTGGCGAGTACCCCCATGCCACGTATGTCAGCGAGCTTCGCTTCGCTGGTGTGGGCGTTCAGGCATTGATGGATGAAGAGGCTGCTGCGGATGAAGACGCCCAGATCATCCACATCTTTCTGGCTGACGCGGCCACGATGAAGGATCCAGGTCACCCGCTTTTGGCCGTGGACCTCTCGGACGAGCCTGGGCGGACGTTCAGGCTCCCTGCTCAGTGGTTTCCTGATGTCTCGGCCAACCTCAGCATCGCCAACATGGACTTTGCTGAGTTCGCCGACGCCGCTGATGGATCAGGGGCCTTCCGCGGCTTTGACGAGGGCTGA
- a CDS encoding IS5/IS1182 family transposase — protein MLGPLSVTREGDRRCKLRPSQRAMVALVYLREHTTLAKIAAGFGISESTAHAYTSAVVDLLAERAPGLLKTLREHEPDCILLDGTLAECDRVGDGRADYSHKHRRHGVNVQVVTDPGGRLLWLSPALPGRTHDLTAARTHRIIRICERQGVPILADLAYQGAGPWLTTGIKRRPLRELTPTEKSRNQALAATLAPVERGVARLKSWRIFRRSRCSPNRMTSIAKAILTLERQR, from the coding sequence CTGCTCGGACCGCTATCGGTCACCCGTGAGGGCGACCGGCGCTGCAAGCTCCGTCCGTCCCAGCGCGCGATGGTGGCACTGGTGTACCTACGCGAACACACCACTCTCGCGAAGATCGCCGCCGGGTTCGGGATCAGCGAGTCCACCGCCCACGCCTACACCAGCGCGGTCGTCGACCTGCTCGCCGAACGTGCACCGGGTCTGCTGAAGACGCTGCGCGAGCACGAACCCGACTGCATCCTGCTCGACGGCACCCTCGCCGAGTGCGACCGGGTCGGCGACGGCCGGGCCGACTACTCCCACAAACACCGGCGCCACGGTGTGAACGTGCAGGTTGTCACCGACCCCGGCGGCCGGCTGCTGTGGCTCTCGCCCGCCCTGCCGGGCCGCACCCATGACCTGACCGCCGCCCGCACCCACCGCATCATCCGGATTTGCGAGCGCCAGGGCGTTCCCATCCTGGCCGATCTCGCCTACCAGGGCGCCGGCCCGTGGCTGACCACGGGCATCAAGCGCAGGCCCCTGCGGGAACTCACCCCCACCGAAAAGTCCCGCAATCAGGCACTGGCCGCAACGCTAGCACCTGTCGAACGCGGCGTCGCGAGGCTGAAGTCCTGGCGCATCTTCCGCCGGTCCCGATGCAGCCCCAACCGCATGACGTCAATCGCCAAGGCCATCCTCACGCTGGAGCGGCAACGCTGA
- a CDS encoding IS3 family transposase (programmed frameshift), giving the protein MAMKDYSDEFKADAVALYESTPGATYKSIAADLGVNRATLREWVLRDRERRGITAAAAKPGAQPREAVPSADPDERVRQLEARVAELEASERKLATERDILRKAAKYFRRDELVRSRFQFVDDHRNTYEVKRLCQVLDVNRSGYYKWLAGAEARATRQREDRVLAEEIREVHGESGGAYGSPRVTAELREKGRRVNEKRVARIMRTFSITGIRLRRRVRTTVPDPATSPVPDLFQRDFTATEPGLKYMGDITYLPLKNGEFLYLATVLDCFSRKVVGWSIADHMRTGLVADALRMAASTRGGLDGAVFHSDHGAQYGSRAFAGLCDQFGVTRSMGAVGTSADNAACESFHASLKRETLQGTHDYGDARTCRRTVFAWLTRYNTRRRHSANGHLSPNEYERRHHTAKLTLAA; this is encoded by the exons ATGGCGATGAAGGACTATTCGGACGAGTTCAAGGCCGATGCCGTGGCCCTGTACGAGTCCACACCCGGGGCGACATACAAGAGCATCGCCGCTGACCTGGGCGTCAACCGGGCGACCCTGCGTGAGTGGGTGCTGCGGGACCGCGAACGCCGTGGCATCACCGCCGCGGCTGCGAAGCCGGGCGCCCAGCCTCGGGAGGCGGTGCCGTCCGCTGATCCGGACGAGCGGGTGCGGCAGTTGGAGGCCCGGGTGGCCGAGCTCGAGGCAAGTGAGCGCAAGCTCGCCACCGAGCGGGACATCCTCCGCAAGGCGGCCAAGTATTTC CGGAGAGACGAACTGGTGAGGAGCCGCTTCCAGTTCGTTGACGACCATCGCAACACCTACGAGGTGAAGCGGCTCTGCCAGGTCCTGGACGTGAACCGGTCCGGCTACTACAAATGGCTCGCCGGCGCCGAGGCCCGGGCCACCCGGCAGCGGGAGGACCGGGTCCTGGCCGAGGAGATCCGCGAGGTCCACGGCGAGTCCGGCGGCGCCTACGGCTCTCCGCGCGTGACCGCCGAGCTCCGCGAGAAAGGGCGGCGGGTCAACGAAAAGCGCGTCGCCCGGATCATGCGGACGTTCTCCATCACCGGAATCCGCTTGCGCAGACGCGTGCGCACCACCGTCCCGGACCCGGCCACCTCACCGGTCCCGGACCTGTTCCAGCGGGACTTCACCGCCACCGAACCCGGCCTGAAATACATGGGCGACATCACCTATCTCCCCCTGAAAAACGGGGAGTTCCTCTATCTCGCGACCGTGCTGGACTGCTTCAGCCGCAAGGTCGTCGGCTGGTCCATCGCCGACCACATGCGCACCGGCCTGGTCGCCGACGCACTGCGGATGGCGGCCTCGACCCGAGGCGGCCTGGACGGTGCCGTGTTCCACTCCGACCACGGGGCCCAATACGGCTCCCGGGCCTTCGCCGGCCTCTGCGACCAGTTCGGAGTGACCCGATCGATGGGCGCGGTCGGCACCAGCGCCGACAACGCGGCCTGCGAAAGCTTCCACGCCTCCCTGAAACGCGAGACCCTCCAGGGCACCCACGACTACGGTGACGCCCGCACCTGCCGCAGGACCGTCTTTGCCTGGCTGACCCGCTACAACACCCGCCGCCGGCACTCCGCCAACGGCCACCTCAGCCCCAACGAATACGAACGCCGACACCACACCGCTAAACTCACGCTCGCCGCGTGA
- a CDS encoding pre-toxin TG domain-containing protein gives MRAVSLLLLFSLFVTLGMGKESALAAQSIKVVAAEKELVRAEAGLDTDRIASIAKGTAALSGCGKLPLLEKPACYRDFAGKTVKVGAGLGMFAYGIHYLHKDTVSHFGTVKKEVTGLQKLKEAFKQDPSTIADPEYRKQVEGQIRAVAAGAQSDIDKLIRDVLETIETILVMIQLTLMLIQLILMLAKIVGDPKFQKAVNSVKGSLEGISKAFDQMNAGFAQMNRGLNGMNDALDDINGSLDDMNKSIAKANKGMGQLNEGIGEANKGMGQLNEGIGEANKGVDDMNKAVPAITKAAEGLHEVPAFEFDFSDLGKTWSDNSSSLDSAEQQRRMSILLGMLPGVGDGKGIVEAVTGKDLVTGEHVSGFDRGLGSLAVLRWLKLGGKLIPDDIRGARKGDVVFECNSFPAGTPVLMANGSHKPIEDVRAGDLVLATDPGGDGELTRPRPVQSVPFTSSYTTKAFVRLTVAADQEDSRRQGTVTSTENHRYWLPERASWVPAGELRPGDRLRTPEGGPVTVAATDRSDERQDTYDLDVSGIDSYYVQVGTEDILVHNCTDLARAERMFPGVAHTLDEHVNVNQQQMKDLAIKKTRKRGRPTPNSRWSSAELAQKAVNQLVAEKDAEIRKWVANAGKPSGKQQLTLTGTYGTGSLGDSVDHLGNHTATTSNRFTVTLVAKRGHKPGGFYVHTAYPLP, from the coding sequence TTGCGGGCCGTTTCTCTCCTTCTCCTGTTCAGCCTCTTCGTGACGCTCGGCATGGGTAAGGAGAGCGCGCTCGCCGCACAGAGCATCAAGGTCGTCGCCGCGGAGAAGGAGCTCGTCCGCGCGGAGGCCGGGCTCGACACCGACCGGATCGCCTCTATCGCCAAGGGCACCGCCGCCCTCTCCGGCTGCGGCAAGCTGCCGCTCCTGGAGAAGCCCGCCTGCTACCGGGACTTCGCCGGTAAGACCGTCAAAGTCGGCGCGGGCCTCGGCATGTTCGCGTACGGCATCCACTACCTCCACAAGGACACCGTCAGCCACTTCGGCACGGTGAAGAAGGAGGTCACCGGGCTGCAGAAGCTGAAGGAGGCATTCAAGCAGGACCCGAGCACCATCGCGGACCCGGAGTACCGCAAGCAGGTCGAGGGCCAGATCCGCGCGGTCGCCGCCGGCGCCCAGAGTGACATCGACAAGCTGATCCGGGACGTCCTGGAGACGATCGAGACCATCCTGGTCATGATCCAGCTGACACTGATGCTGATCCAGCTGATCCTGATGCTGGCGAAGATCGTCGGTGACCCGAAGTTCCAGAAGGCCGTCAACAGCGTCAAGGGCAGCCTCGAGGGCATCAGCAAGGCCTTCGACCAGATGAACGCCGGCTTCGCGCAGATGAACCGCGGGCTGAACGGGATGAACGACGCCCTCGACGACATCAACGGCTCGCTCGACGACATGAACAAGTCCATCGCCAAGGCCAACAAAGGCATGGGGCAGCTCAACGAAGGCATCGGCGAGGCCAACAAGGGCATGGGGCAGCTCAACGAAGGCATCGGCGAAGCCAACAAGGGCGTCGACGACATGAACAAGGCCGTCCCCGCCATCACGAAGGCCGCCGAGGGACTTCACGAAGTGCCCGCCTTCGAGTTCGACTTCTCCGACCTGGGCAAGACCTGGAGCGACAACTCCTCCAGCCTGGACAGTGCCGAGCAGCAGCGCCGCATGTCGATCCTGCTCGGCATGTTGCCGGGCGTCGGGGACGGCAAGGGCATCGTCGAGGCCGTCACCGGTAAGGACCTGGTGACTGGCGAGCACGTCAGCGGCTTCGACCGGGGCCTCGGCTCCCTGGCCGTACTGCGCTGGCTCAAGCTGGGCGGCAAGCTCATCCCGGACGACATCAGGGGCGCGCGCAAGGGCGACGTGGTGTTCGAGTGCAACAGCTTCCCGGCCGGTACGCCGGTGCTGATGGCGAACGGCTCGCACAAGCCCATCGAGGATGTGCGCGCCGGTGACCTCGTCCTCGCCACCGACCCGGGCGGCGATGGGGAGCTGACACGGCCGCGGCCGGTTCAGTCGGTGCCGTTCACCTCCTCCTACACGACCAAGGCGTTCGTCCGCCTGACCGTGGCCGCCGACCAGGAAGACTCCCGCCGACAGGGCACTGTCACCTCCACCGAGAACCATCGGTACTGGCTGCCCGAGCGCGCCAGCTGGGTCCCGGCCGGCGAGCTGCGGCCCGGGGACCGCCTGCGGACCCCCGAGGGCGGCCCGGTGACGGTCGCCGCCACCGATCGCTCCGACGAACGACAGGACACGTACGACCTCGACGTCAGCGGAATCGACAGCTACTACGTCCAGGTCGGCACCGAGGATATCCTCGTCCACAACTGCACCGACCTGGCCCGCGCCGAGCGGATGTTCCCGGGCGTCGCGCACACGCTGGACGAGCATGTCAACGTAAACCAGCAGCAGATGAAAGACCTGGCCATTAAGAAGACCCGCAAGAGGGGCCGGCCTACCCCTAACTCCCGCTGGTCGAGCGCCGAGCTCGCCCAGAAGGCCGTCAACCAGCTCGTCGCCGAGAAGGATGCAGAAATCAGGAAGTGGGTCGCGAATGCCGGTAAGCCCAGTGGAAAGCAGCAACTCACCCTCACCGGTACATACGGCACCGGGTCGCTGGGTGACAGCGTGGACCACCTCGGCAACCACACTGCGACGACGAGCAACCGTTTCACCGTGACCCTGGTCGCCAAGCGTGGCCACAAACCCGGCGGGTTCTACGTCCATACCGCCTACCCGCTGCCGTAA
- a CDS encoding NACHT domain-containing protein has product MDPASIGTTARIASSVARPIIARLFAKESQGAGLVDKPVRVSRLVSWGEKRSLNALDMWKIARELVKVAVEANPHEPPVASDEREALADALAATLSALGELDMDDVQAVRLGHVGLARRLTAARPDATRHLSADAAVLHDGLLDLSCLHILHFFAQRSTFVANAQVAQTRMLDETLRLLDALVDRIPRPGSADEEFEIRYLAHIERKYGKLNIFGLDLSDPGRARWPMDTAYLNLELASQRDGGSPSANRRRVEEALSGCNRALLRGLAGSGKTTLMQWLAVSAAQNSFPDELASLRGRVPFMLPLRALAQDPGLPRPEQFLGATGNILHALQPEHWADRVLSSGRGMVLIDGVDEVSESERPVVRRWVLDLADLYPRTFFLVTSRPSAVNALWLAEVDFAEFNLLPMNRHDVDQFVQRWHNAVLTTIDEPEERQAVERCRDALLTTLRQKHDLYRLATIPLMCALICALHRDRLTHLPDRRMELYAAALTMLLVRRDKEREIPVPDGLVPTEEAQVQLLQRIAYWLIRNGRSEAAQTTAVRIIREKLPAMPHMAPPNRAEDVFRYLLLRSGLLREPSVGMVDFIHRTFQDYLGAKAAVEAEDLDLLAESGRDDQWEDVIRLAIGHARDGERAYLLRKLVELGDQSADPQLRRRYHLLAAAALEHATTLDPAARAAVARRASALIPPDTPADAEQLATAGAIVLDLLPGPETLMPQQARATVMTIARIGGDAALEQLARFKRVADPEVRQEVALSWPYFDARSFAEEVLNGLPMDDLTLHLSGPEQIACLDALDRVPHLSLRGQILTADLVDALSPLKVHSLSIVPSSAVSFTLPSLTPLRGLRRLSVESCDVITALAPLGESPAKELALHRLPNVVNLTFLARAANLRSLTLSSSHGIPLPEVPLRQVTSLDLDGVLTGEQVPDFAEVFPSLTSLTLRLTCQSYQAPVDLSPLRNVLQGQVNVTLVDAGKVHGLNALPADRVSVRHDGRPRTGLLRRFRG; this is encoded by the coding sequence ATGGATCCGGCCAGTATTGGTACGACCGCCCGCATCGCGTCGTCGGTGGCGCGACCGATCATCGCGCGACTGTTCGCCAAGGAGAGCCAGGGCGCGGGACTTGTCGACAAACCGGTGCGGGTGTCGCGGCTGGTGAGCTGGGGCGAGAAGCGCAGCCTGAACGCGCTCGACATGTGGAAGATCGCCCGGGAACTGGTGAAGGTGGCCGTCGAGGCGAACCCGCACGAACCACCTGTGGCGTCCGATGAACGCGAAGCCCTAGCGGATGCCCTGGCCGCGACGCTAAGCGCGCTCGGCGAACTGGACATGGACGACGTCCAGGCAGTTCGGCTGGGCCACGTGGGGCTGGCACGCCGTTTGACCGCCGCACGTCCGGACGCCACCCGCCACCTGTCTGCCGACGCAGCCGTCCTCCACGACGGTTTGCTCGACCTGAGCTGTCTGCACATCTTGCACTTCTTCGCGCAGCGGTCGACGTTCGTCGCCAACGCCCAGGTTGCCCAGACTCGCATGCTCGACGAAACACTGCGTCTTCTGGACGCCCTGGTGGACCGGATTCCGCGGCCCGGCAGCGCGGACGAGGAGTTCGAGATCCGCTATCTGGCACACATCGAACGCAAGTATGGCAAACTCAACATCTTCGGGCTAGACCTGAGCGATCCAGGCCGGGCCCGCTGGCCGATGGACACCGCGTACCTCAACTTGGAACTGGCCTCGCAGCGCGACGGCGGCTCGCCGTCCGCCAACCGCCGGCGGGTCGAGGAAGCCCTCTCCGGCTGCAACCGGGCGCTGCTGCGCGGCCTCGCGGGTTCAGGCAAGACGACCCTGATGCAGTGGCTGGCCGTCTCCGCCGCGCAGAACTCCTTCCCCGACGAGCTGGCGAGCCTGCGCGGCCGCGTACCGTTCATGCTCCCGCTGCGCGCGCTCGCCCAGGACCCAGGGCTGCCACGCCCCGAGCAGTTCCTCGGCGCGACTGGGAACATCCTGCACGCATTACAGCCCGAGCACTGGGCCGACCGTGTGCTGAGCAGCGGCCGCGGCATGGTGCTCATCGACGGCGTCGACGAGGTCTCCGAGAGTGAACGTCCGGTCGTGCGGCGCTGGGTGCTCGATCTCGCTGACCTCTATCCGCGGACCTTTTTCCTCGTCACCTCCCGGCCGTCCGCTGTGAACGCCCTGTGGCTGGCGGAGGTCGATTTCGCCGAGTTCAACCTGCTCCCCATGAACCGCCACGACGTCGACCAGTTCGTCCAGAGGTGGCACAACGCCGTCCTGACCACCATCGACGAACCCGAGGAACGGCAGGCAGTCGAACGATGCCGCGACGCGCTGCTGACCACTCTCAGGCAGAAGCACGACCTGTACCGGCTGGCCACCATCCCCCTGATGTGCGCGCTCATCTGCGCCCTTCACCGCGACCGGCTCACCCATCTCCCCGACCGCCGCATGGAGCTGTATGCCGCCGCGCTCACCATGCTGCTCGTGCGCCGCGACAAGGAGCGTGAGATTCCCGTACCGGACGGTCTCGTCCCCACGGAGGAGGCACAAGTCCAGTTGCTCCAGCGGATCGCGTACTGGCTGATCCGCAACGGACGATCCGAGGCGGCTCAGACCACCGCGGTGCGCATCATCCGCGAGAAGCTCCCGGCCATGCCCCACATGGCGCCGCCCAACCGCGCCGAGGACGTTTTCCGCTACCTGCTCTTGCGCAGCGGACTGCTGCGGGAGCCGTCCGTCGGCATGGTGGACTTCATCCACCGCACATTCCAGGACTACCTCGGGGCCAAAGCCGCTGTCGAGGCCGAGGACCTCGACCTGCTCGCTGAGTCCGGCCGCGACGACCAGTGGGAGGATGTGATCCGGCTCGCCATCGGCCACGCGCGGGACGGTGAACGAGCATATCTCCTGCGTAAACTAGTCGAGCTGGGTGACCAGAGCGCCGACCCGCAACTACGCCGCCGCTACCACCTGCTCGCCGCCGCCGCTCTCGAACACGCCACGACCCTCGACCCGGCCGCCCGCGCCGCAGTGGCCCGTAGAGCATCCGCCCTGATCCCCCCTGACACCCCAGCGGATGCGGAACAGCTTGCCACCGCCGGGGCCATCGTCCTCGACCTGCTGCCCGGCCCTGAGACGTTGATGCCGCAACAGGCCCGGGCGACGGTGATGACCATCGCTCGGATCGGTGGGGATGCGGCGCTGGAGCAACTGGCCCGTTTCAAGCGCGTTGCCGACCCCGAAGTGCGGCAGGAAGTCGCCCTGTCCTGGCCATACTTCGACGCACGCTCCTTCGCCGAGGAGGTCCTAAACGGGTTACCGATGGACGACCTCACGCTGCACCTGTCCGGGCCAGAACAGATCGCCTGCCTCGATGCGCTCGACCGGGTACCGCACCTCTCCCTGAGGGGACAAATCCTAACGGCCGACCTCGTCGACGCTCTCTCCCCGTTGAAGGTCCACTCCCTGTCGATTGTGCCCTCCAGCGCGGTGTCATTCACACTGCCCTCACTGACGCCGCTGCGCGGCCTGCGCCGACTCTCCGTCGAATCCTGCGACGTCATCACAGCCCTGGCCCCGCTCGGCGAGAGCCCGGCCAAGGAGCTCGCACTGCACCGACTACCGAACGTCGTGAACCTCACCTTCCTGGCGAGGGCGGCGAACCTGAGGTCGCTGACTCTGTCTTCCTCGCACGGCATCCCACTCCCCGAGGTGCCGCTGCGCCAGGTCACCTCCCTCGACCTGGACGGCGTTCTGACGGGCGAGCAGGTCCCGGATTTCGCCGAGGTTTTCCCCTCCCTCACCTCCCTGACCCTCCGCTTGACCTGCCAGAGCTACCAGGCGCCCGTCGACCTGTCCCCACTGCGGAACGTGCTGCAAGGACAGGTGAACGTCACGCTCGTGGACGCCGGCAAGGTCCACGGACTGAACGCCCTTCCCGCCGACCGGGTCTCCGTACGGCACGATGGGCGGCCCAGAACTGGCCTCCTGCGGCGCTTTCGTGGATAG